The Dehalobacter sp. region AACTGGCGGTGATAAAGAAAAAAATCGACGCTTTTCAGAATAGCGGGCATGCCACCCTGGGCATTATCACGAAAACGAACAGCGCGGCAAAAGCTCTTTATGATGTGCTGTCCCGAAAGTACCAGGCGCATTTGATTTCGCCGGAAAGCGCGGCTTTTGAGAACTGCGTATCGATCACTTCGGTCCAAATGTCAAAGGGGCTGGAATTTGACCAGGTGATCATACCCGCGGCCAATAACGAGACCTACTTCAGCGAATACGACCGCAGTTTGCTTTACATTGCCTGCACCCGGGCCATGCACCGGCTGTCTTTGACCTATACCGGCGGACTGACCCGGCTGATTGGCGCAAGTGATAGCTGAAAAGTGCCGGTTTATCCCGGCACTTTCTTAACCGTCCCCATTTGTCTGCTATTGCAGCGAGCCGATGTTTTCTGAAATGCTTTTGGCCTTGATCTTTTTGAGCGGCCCGATGACGGAAAGCCGGGTCACAACAAGCGCGGCGGCGAAAACGCAGACGATTTGCACCAGAGGGAAGACCCACACTATTTTGAGCGACGTTAAAAGCTGTGTAATAAGCGCCTTTTGCAGCAGGATGCCCAGGATACACCCGGCGACGGCGCCCGTAATGCAGTATGCCGACGCCTCTGCCGTGATCATCCGGTTAAGTTGTTTTCCCGACATGCCCACCGCCCGCAGGACGCCCAGGTACCTCATTTTTGAAGTGACGCTGGTGTTCATCGTGCTGACGATATTGAGGATGCTGATGAGCGCGATAACCACCACAAAACCGTATACGAAAACCGCCATGGTAAAAAAGGTCTGGTTCATCTCGCTGTTTTTCTGCCGCGAATCAAGATAGGTGATATTGCTCCCGATCATGCGCTTGATTTCAGAAACTGTTTCCTCCTGGCCGTCCTTTTCCAGCTGAATATCGATGATTTTAAGCGTGGAGTCTCCCGTTATCGCGGTATACTGCTTTTCCGTCGTAATGAAAGTCGCCAGGTTCAAATTGCTGTCGGCAAAGGGCACAGTACGAAGGACGGCCATAACCGTGAACGGCTTTTTCCCGGATACAGTGTCGATATAAACCTTGTCCCCCGCATGGAGCTCCGCCGTCCGGACCGAGACTCCCTTTCGTATATTCTGCAAAACGGCGATAATGCCGTCCTGGGCGTTGAGCGTGTCTTCGGACAAGTCGCCTTCCAACAGGTCCGTTTTTGCCCACTTCAATTGATTTTTGTCATAAGAGATCAGCCATGATTTTTCCGGAGCCTCAAAGAGGCCCTCGGTGTTGACCTCAATGCTGCCGACCTCCTTCACATACTCTTCGGTAAGCCGGGACGCGTCGAAGGTCGCGTTCACATAGCCGAACATCCTGCCGTATACGTGCTTTATTCCCGGCAGGTGCGACAGCTGACCGTACAAATCAGGGCTGAGGCTTTCCTCTGAGGTCAGGGATATATCGGGCGTATACGGCTTCGTTGTCTTCAGGCTCGTATGCAGGAAATCAACAAACACGTTGAAGCCGAGAAACATCATAATGCTAAATGCAATGGAGGCCGACATCAGGGCCAGCGTTTTTTTCCGGGCGGCCGCGCTTCCAATCCCCATCGCCGACTCAACAGGCAGCAGCTTGGTCAGGATTCCTCCTTTTTGGACTTTTCGCATCCTGATTTCGCTGTTTCCCGTCACGGCGTTGACAGGAGACACACCTGAGGCCTTTTTCGCCGGCAGCATAGTCGCAATCGCGACGGTGAGGACGCCGAGGGCGACACCGGCCAGGATGCCTGTGGGGCTTATGGTAAACAGGGGAATCTCGGA contains the following coding sequences:
- a CDS encoding FtsX-like permease family protein, translating into IKESLGISDERMGRNERLLAVIGQSDHKAAVGLYQAGAILFFIVLVAGVVMIYNTFNISVMDRMRSFGLLRCVGASKTQIRRLVKREGFLLLRWAIPGGVLLGMAATLFCSALLKFYNSYIFSEIPLFTISPTGILAGVALGVLTVAIATMLPAKKASGVSPVNAVTGNSEIRMRKVQKGGILTKLLPVESAMGIGSAAARKKTLALMSASIAFSIMMFLGFNVFVDFLHTSLKTTKPYTPDISLTSEESLSPDLYGQLSHLPGIKHVYGRMFGYVNATFDASRLTEEYVKEVGSIEVNTEGLFEAPEKSWLISYDKNQLKWAKTDLLEGDLSEDTLNAQDGIIAVLQNIRKGVSVRTAELHAGDKVYIDTVSGKKPFTVMAVLRTVPFADSNLNLATFITTEKQYTAITGDSTLKIIDIQLEKDGQEETVSEIKRMIGSNITYLDSRQKNSEMNQTFFTMAVFVYGFVVVIALISILNIVSTMNTSVTSKMRYLGVLRAVGMSGKQLNRMITAEASAYCITGAVAGCILGILLQKALITQLLTSLKIVWVFPLVQIVCVFAAALVVTRLSVIGPLKKIKAKSISENIGSLQ